The DNA window ATGTCTGACTAGGCGGGGCATTTTTCTCGGAAAAGCAGTTGCTTTACTAAGCCACTACTTAAACTTCGCCTTAGAGTAAATTAAATGCTGATGGAGCCCAAAACGGGTCTGGGatgagtggggttttttttttagcagcacAGGTGAAAAGTAAGTGAGAGAGGTGAATATTACCTTTCGGTGTTCACCCCTGCTGTGGCAGCGAACGGGAGAAACCCAGGTGGTAGCGCGGATTTGTGCTTTATAGGAAGAGCGCAGGGCGCTAGTTGTGGAGAGGGAAAAAGCTTGGCGCATTCTCCAGGACATAAGGAACGGAGATGGATCGcaatagaatggtttgggtcacTTCACTTCGGGGATCTGCGGATTACGTTGCTCGGTTTTAATATTTCAGGTGGTTTTAGTGCTCTTTAAACCGGGTATTGTGTGGGTTATTTCCCGAGTCGTATGTCCTACGTGCCGGGCTTCTTGGATTAATGATCTCTAGATCCCTTGTGAACCAAAAATGATGACAAAAGCAGGCAAAGCTTCATATTTCACAGAGGTTTTTAATCAGGAAACACATCAGTGTGACAGAGCGTATAGTAAACGTGACAGACAGTTTCAGCAAATTACTTTTTACTCAAAACCGGTAGTAACTGATTTTGTGgggctaaaatattttttaagagttAAAAATCTAAACTAATGTACACCCCCTCCTCTTTTAAGTGCTATTTTAAGTACTATTCATTTTGCACTGATTTAAAACCTTCTATTTTGAGCAATTAAAATGTAGACTGTTCAAAATAAAGCACTTTAAACTGCCCACCTGTCCAACAACTAGATCCAGTACAAATGTTAACAGTTTCACACTAAACTCTTTCTGATGCTGTGCTGAGCGTCGTTAGCTCCTGTTGTAGCTGGAGAGGTAAATGAGTTTGAGCCTGATGAACACTCTCAGCAGTGTTGCAATGGCAAAGTTTTGATAGTTAAATTGTGCTTTAGGTGCAAGCAATAATATAACTTCCCGAATACCAAACGTGCTGCTTCCTACATGTCACTGTATTCAAATATTCCTGTTTTGTGAGATGCATCTATGATTTAAATAGTTTATTTCCAGGCAAAACAGAAGAGTTGgtggaaagcaaatatttcttaagGAGCATCTAAACTGCACTCAGCTTATGAAGCGACCAGAAAACTTCTTGTACTGCAGCCTTCGTGTTCTCTTGCCTCTGACAATGGTTCTCTGCTGCTTGTTTTGAAACTAGAAAAAACGTCTTGTTCAGTGCACAGTAAACACGAACTACTAAACAGAGCTGTTTAAAACCTCTggcaatcaaaaaaaaaaccacaacaccatTTATACTGTTTCTGGTAACTAAATTCAAAACCAGCTTGGTGAAAGTTTAAATATACAAAGAGGAAAAGTGTAATCTACATTTAGAAAGTAAGTGACCTACTTCTACAAGCTCTTGTTAGTGTCAAAATGCAGCTATTTCCCAAAGCCTCTAAGCGCCATCCTCTGTCCTCAGGCCAAGCAGCCTTTGACTTCAAgctctgcctgagcagggggGCGCAGGTTACCCCTTACACGGCTGTTTTAATCCAAAACAAGACTAAAAACTCTTAAGCCTGACcgaagggggtgggggggaagggggttGCGTGGAGAGGTGGGAGAAATCACAgcaagctttttccttttcttaaagtCCAGCAACATTAAACATGTGAATATGTAGATCTTGTATTAATGACTTAATACAAATGaactaaaataaattgtaaaacTTGATACTGGAAAACTAGGTATGAGCGACCAACCATATACATGGCCAAGTCTGTGACTACTTTATAAATGACAGGTGTAATAAAATTGCTGGGAGCGTggatttaaaacatttccatgATCTAAAAACCCACCTCTAGAATTTCTTGAGTCTTACACTAtcagctgattttaaaaaaaaaaaaaaagaagtaaggTTGCaacaaatgttattaaaaaggaggagagaggggaaaaaacgcGAAGGCTGAAAGCCTTAATGTCCAAATGAGAGTGCATCCGAGCTGGGTTTAATCCGTGGCTGCAGGGAAGAAGCTCCTGTCCTCCAAGAGCTTCACCACGGCGGATCTCTTGTAGAGCTTGGCCAGGTCGTAGGCGGTGGCCCCCCGCTTGTTCTGGTGGCCCACCTTGCACTCGGCGCGCTCCAGCAGGACCTCCACCACCCGCACGTGCCCCTCCCGGGCCGCCAAGTGCAAGGGCAGGTTGCCCTCGTTATCCTCAATGTTAACATCAGCCTTAAACTCCAGCAGAGTCTGCAAAGTGTCCAGAAAACCCTCTCTGGCTACATCATGAATTACAGCGAAGCCAGTACTGTCTTTCAGATTGGGGTTGGCACCGTTAATTAGCAACCTGCGGGCAATTTGGGGGTTCCCGAGTTTCATTACCTgcggaagaaaaagaagagttgAATGCCGCGGGGGGTGCTGGCTTCAGCACGGGGGCAGATCCTCAGTTCTTATCTCTGGCTTTTGTCACGGCTCAGTCCTCATTTAAAACAGACAGAAGAGCCCCACTATAAAACCACGATACACCAGAAcatctatttttaatgtattttttactaAACTCGCTGAAATGCTGGAAGACGTTATCATTTCGGTGGTCAAAGCTCTCTGCCTCAAAGAGATTAATGTCTGAAACAGGCGGTGTAGAATGGGGATataatcacctttttttttttaaacgtgGGTTATCTCAGTTTCTTAGCATACGAAAATTAAGTATGGTTCGGTTTTATTTGCCTAAGTTTGGGACACCTTTGCATTACTGTTTAATCTCGTTAAATATCAAATATAGGGTCTCTGAGGAACAGATATTTTACCTCAGCAACAGCAAATGTAGGATGTGTTTTTGTAAGCTTTCAGGTGTTTACATTGTCTGTGCATTatcataaaacaaatatttggacTGTACAATAGCTCTGTctgctaagaaaaataaatgctagaAGAAATTTTTCTCCCCAATATTTGTGTTTCGTTATGTCACCCAAAAAGGAGAAGTTAAAAGGAATGTTTCAAAGTTCCAGaagttttcttctaaaagcagTATATTATATTGTACTTTCATAATTTCACTATAAGTAAACTGTGGCTAtattctgttgttaaaaacattcctttttaacaaaaaacccaacaacaataATTGAATTTTCTGACTGTTTCTcccagggaagaaagaaaaaaaaagcttctttaaaTTTTCTCAATTGCATCACAATAATGTCATAATTAGAATgaaaatctctctttttttgggaCTTAATAGCTTGCACGGATTTCCCCCAAAATCCTCgctttttgttttgtcaagGACTTTCAAAAAATGAGCACAGTAATGTATAATCTTCAGCCTACAGGCAATATCTTCCTGTTCTTGTAATTAGTCTCATTTTAAGTGTCAAATtcggaaaaaaaatattttttattttcttacaaacATCCACACATTGATTTGAAAATCTTGGTTAAAAAATTTATCTGCATAAATGAGCACTACAGTGAATTAGATTTAGCATAATGTACAGTTTCTGCGAGGGCTTTGCCGAAAAAACTCTCCTGgtgaaaaatatatatcaggctttttaagaaaagcaagctCTAATAAAGATAATTACTGCAGCGTTTGGACTGTAAAGCAGCCCGGTATATCACATCTACAGacaagagcaaaagcacagaTAAGACAGGCTGGGATTCAGGGCAGGAGATTTCCCTGTGCCCCAAGGCTTCCAGCTTCGTATGTGCCATTTCTTTCGCTTCTGCCCAGAGATGGAAGagatataaaagaaaacaagagcatTGTGATCTCTCCTTCTTCAGTAAAATCTGGACATTTTGATCTCTTTTTGAGAGGCCAGGCTGTATTATTTGTGTATTCAAAACATGTATTTGGTTTAAGTGGGAGTTTTCTGTGTTCAGGCTAGGGGACTGAAGGCTTCAGTTAAggatgcgggggggggggagaaaaatcaTATCAAAGGTGATGCTGTTGGGACGTGGGCTACAACTGTACAGCAATGCCCTTCATTTAGCAAAGTTTCacttggggggagggaggcaaagaaggagaaagcaTTAACTGAACAACTCTGACAAAGAACATAAGGGCAGGACATGTATTTGAGGCCTGCATAGGTACACTTCGTCAGAAACAAAAAGTACAGAGCAAGACAAGCTGAGCAGTTGtttaattaaacagaaatgcagaagaaaaatataaattcacTGGTATTAATATAGGAGCATTATCTCCGTTTTAATTGAGTGAGATATTATGGAGAGATTATCTCAGGTTTGGAGGGTGCACTGACAGAGAGCTCTTTCGAGCGTGGTCATGCACCCACAGCACATTTCGGGATGATACATACTGAAAATAAGTCGACAGATTctcctgttttgatttttgttgtggttCATTAGCTCGGTTATGATTAGGCAGCAATAAGAAGTATTGTTACAACATGGATGCGTGTTTAATATAGCTGGATGCTATGTCATTGTGTAAAACGTTCCCTAATTCAGGATACGGACAGTTagctgcttttagaaaaaaaaaaaaccaaaccaaaaccccaaaccaagcaCATTACTGTGGGACAAATCGGTTTTCAGCCCTCGTCCCGAGGATAAACCAGCTAGCTAAATGTTTCCTGCTTTCTTAAAGAAGTTAGTTTGTGTAAGTTTTAAATTTCAATCCTTTCACTCTTTCAAAAGTTGCTGCAAGTGCCTGCGCTGCCATGCGATGCCCTATTTAGGTGTTAACAGGACAGAGAGGAGCTCACAGACCTCCAGGTTCAGCGAAATTGTCAAAAAAGGGTCATTCCTGCTTTTTTTAGCAAGAGGTGCTTCTTTTCCAGCTCTAACATTTTGATGTTAAGCcaaaaaaagctgtaaataCCTCGAGCACATTTGCAAGATATATGCTGTTTAAAACCCCAATTCAGAAATGATTATCGTGGTttcagggaggggggagagaggagtTAACAAACGATTTTTCTAAtgtgtgaaatgaaaaagaCCTATAGCTCTGCTCCCACATTTCATTACTTACACCTTAAGTACAAATAACCACACATTTTTCCTCCGGATTTATAAACCACTTCTTTCACTATTCGGTAGCTATTCTAGCCTTTTCGCCATCATTATCTGatattattaaaagcaaaatctttcatCAGCTCCAATAGTTCGCAGTTGGATGAGTTCCAACTCCTGCCTGCGCAGCCACACACTTAAAATTTAGGACGTAGCACCCTATAcgaacagaaaggaaatagcTGGAACCAGTGCCCCGCTAGCCGATCTAAACAAGCAGATTTTTAAGCCTTAATTATGAATGAAGAGGCAAGTGATTCAGCTGGAACCCTAGCTCGTCGGGCTAACTCTTAGTGTACATCGGAGGTGCTCGGTTCCGAGCAGCATGCTCCCCGATGAGAAAGGTCATTCCTCACAAACAGCGTATAAAGGAAAAGTACCCTCTACAGCAGACCCCAGAACCGAGACAAGCCACGTTTTAAAAGCACATtgcaggcaaagaaaaaaaaaaaaaaggagcgaAGAGAGATAAATCCTAAGCTTCAGAGACCAGCACATTTGTGTTTACAGACCTGCTACGAAACCCTGCTCACCTAAGctgatttcttttcatctcaGCTCTTTCATTCCTTGCCTCCTCCCCACGAAGTTACAAAATATTAGCAAACTCGCAGCCCGTTTGACATTGAGGGTGATCCCCGACTGAAATAATGGTTTTGACCAGTTTTATTTCAAGTACGTCATTTTAGGGAGTTGGAGCCACTAAAGTTATAAAATATGGCATCCAACGAGTTTGAAAAACCACTCGAATTTCATCCACCAGCCTGTTTAAAACGTTGTCTTTTTTGGAAACCCGGGTCACGTAGGTACCAgtgatgaaatattttctccctctctggATACCAACCTGCAGCGCAGTCCTCCCAAATCCATTTTGTGCATTGACGTTTACATTCTTTTGCAACAAATTAGTAAGTTGCACTAGGTCCCCCTTGGCAGCCGCGGACGCCAGCTCGTTCCCAGAAGGCTCGGCCATTCTTTAGGGTGACTGACGATCGGAAaaaagatgagattttttttttttttttttttaaccaggcATGGCATCGGAGACTGACAGAAGGATTGGGATGGTTAATCTTCTGGAGTAGACCTTGTAGTAAATAATCGTAAAAAACCTCCTTGCCAAGAGCCCGCCCCTAACTCACACGTGATTATTCAGCAAAACTGCAGCTCCACTTGAAAGAAGATTTCTTTGCTTCCACATATAGAGTAACTCCTATTAAAGACTTTGGCCACTttcgggggagggggggatagATTAATAGCTATGTAATAGATTATATATGTTATAGGTAACATATATACACGTACACCGGAGACTCACTCAGACCTGAGATCTTTGAAGAAGGAGACAACCCACCCTGTTCACAGTCGGGGATCTGAGACTTAGCAGCAACAGCTCCGAGGAACAGTCTTCCGTAGCAGTGTGCATCCAGCTCCCGCTCGGGATCCCCCCTTTCATCCCACTCCGCCGCCTCTAGTCCGGGccgcgcggggccgggccgggcgagCCGCGCCCGCGGAGAGCGGCCCGGGGCTCCCTCCCGGCCGCCGAGCTCGCTCCCTCGCCGCTCTCGCTCCGCGCAGCAGTTTCACTCCCGCGGCTCCGCGCAGCCTCCGCGCAGCGGGCGGGCGCGATCCCGgccggcggccgcccccggcggcggcggctccggaGCATCCAGGAGGGCGGCGGGtccgcgggcggcggcggcggccgggcggcggcggcggcggcggcggcggcggagggggggCTGCCGCGGACCGCCGGCCGCGCTCAGGGCGCGGAGGAGCCGCCGAGCGGGGCCGTCTCCGGGAccccgccgccgctcgccggcggcggccgcgccTCTTGCCCCGGCCGGAGAGCGGAGGGCGAGCCCCGGGCGGGGGCAGGGGCTGCGCCGGtgcccgccgctgcccgggctgtgctgagctgagctgtgctgtgctgtgctcgGCCGCCTCCCGGCGCGCAGTGACAGCCGCCGCTCGCCTCCTCTTTCAACTTCGCAAAATAAAGCTGCACTTGCCGGTCCGCGGTCGCTGCCGCCGCCCGCGACTTTGCGCTCCCCCTTTTTTAAGCGCAAACAATCGCTACTTCTGTTTCCTACGGACACGAAGCCggtttctcttcccccccctttttttttttaacctcatcagctttttttgaaaagaaaaaaaatttgagcGCTTTTTGAGTTGAAACACCCGCCCACATTTTAACGGCAGAGATTTAAGGAGGCGCGGCGGAGTTGCGGCGCGGCCGGGCAGGAAGGCCTGCAGCGGCGCGCACCCGCCcctcgcccggccccggccccggccccggccccggccccggccccggccccggccccggccccttGTGTCGTTCCCTTGCCCTGCAGCCCGGGCACGGCACTGCCCCTCCACAATCATAACAGTCAGGGTGCTTTTAGGAGGAGCGCTGCTGAGGCCTAGGGGGGGAAaatggggggggtgtgtgtggggagaaTGAAAGGCAAAAGGAGGATTTAGTGCCGGGAGCC is part of the Phalacrocorax aristotelis chromosome 6, bGulAri2.1, whole genome shotgun sequence genome and encodes:
- the CDKN2C gene encoding cyclin-dependent kinase 4 inhibitor C isoform X1 yields the protein MAEPSGNELASAAAKGDLVQLTNLLQKNVNVNAQNGFGRTALQVMKLGNPQIARRLLINGANPNLKDSTGFAVIHDVAREGFLDTLQTLLEFKADVNIEDNEGNLPLHLAAREGHVRVVEVLLERAECKVGHQNKRGATAYDLAKLYKRSAVVKLLEDRSFFPAATD
- the CDKN2C gene encoding cyclin-dependent kinase 4 inhibitor C isoform X2, with the protein product MKGGIPSGSWMHTATEDCSSELLLLSLRSPTVNRVMKLGNPQIARRLLINGANPNLKDSTGFAVIHDVAREGFLDTLQTLLEFKADVNIEDNEGNLPLHLAAREGHVRVVEVLLERAECKVGHQNKRGATAYDLAKLYKRSAVVKLLEDRSFFPAATD